Genomic window (Musa acuminata AAA Group cultivar baxijiao chromosome BXJ1-9, Cavendish_Baxijiao_AAA, whole genome shotgun sequence):
ATGTGTGGAAAGGATGACTATTTCTCTCCTTAGGTGAAAATGCTATGGGTCGAGGATAAATTCTTATCGTTGAGTATTCATTGAGAGGGTTGACAAGTGGGCGTTCCTGCGACACCGAACCCTCTTTCTAGCACTAAAAATGTTGAGGAAAGAAATCATTGACGTCTTGGTTAGTCCGACATAGTTCGGATCTATATATGCAGGGTTATCTGAGGTACATCTGAGGTATAAATGTTGAACTACTGAGGTGCCACTTGCACGAAACTGAGGTCAATAAAAGTTTTTCACCTAGTCTCTTCGACGCTCAAGCAAGTAATCTGATATATATTAGTGTAGACATGAGTGGTCAAAAAAGATAACCCTTTTTTTCTTGTATTGAAGATGAGTTTTTATACCTAGTGTTATAAAGGGGTATAAATGAAATATTATGTAGAAAGATAATATCTAACCGCTCTTCCTCTTTTTGGTCTCTTGTCTAGGTAAATGATAAAAGGAAGGGTAGCCCAGAATCATCTATTTTGTATTCTTAGCCACGTGGGTAGATACGTGGAGGGTGATCTTTGTCGTCTCCATTCAAATATTACATGATGATTATATATCGAAtgataattaaattatgatagaCTGCAACCATCTCAATTTATGTAATTGAACATAAAAACTTTTATACTGACCATATTAAGTCAATTCTGTTTTTTTGTAACACATGTAGTTGAAATAAGAACTTGTGATCCCTACTGGTTATGCTGGACATGTTGAATAAGTGATTCTTGCAATACCATGATTGCTCCAAAATgttagagaatatatatataatatattaatatgacaaccaattgatttgTAGGGATTATTGGGCATAAATTTTAGCAAGGAAATCAAAGGCAAGATAGGAAGGAAGATTTGAGGAGATAGTTGTCTGCCTATTCAGATAAAAAAGAAACAATGAAATGAACCAACCACTGTTGCATCTGTGCATGCTTGTAAAAGAAGAACACATAATCACATCATCTAGTAATAAAATAATCCATATTCACCTTTGCACATGATTGATGGCTCTCCCAATTGGACTGCTAAGAAATTGTTCAAGCAAAACCATCTGTGTTACATTTAAATGGCATCATTATGTTACTTGTGAGCAAGTCTGCTAGTTGTAAAGATTCTTTAGAACCCcataaatctcttttttttattagtcaatcaattatttatttttggcAGCTCCAGAAGGGTGTTGTTCTGTGAAACTATATGCATCTATAATCTGGATGGAGACTCCTTGAAACACACAAATCTTATCAACCAAGAACAACTTTGCTTAGAAAGATCCAGGATTTGATCTTACAATTTTACTATCAATAATCAATGATTTTACTAATAtcctcaaatcatcaaaccaatatTTTGGACATAAAAGTTTTGTCAGATCAATGTTTTAGATATAAAGAATGAGACTAATATCTCAAGCCAACACAATCAAAATAGCTGGTCGCACTCCACATTCCAACAACAGCAGCAACTCCTCATCTCTCTCCatttatgataataataaatgGGGAATGAACAGAACAAAGTTGGGCTGAATATATTAGACTCATTCTccactctcctcttcctcttcttcttcttcctcctcctcctgctatcCCTCTTCTCCCAATTCTCTCGATCAGAAAGGACTTATGGCAGTATTAAGTTGAACAAACTTCTCTTCTTTCACTGCACTTCAAGATGAAAGGAGTCAACAGCACCAGATTAATCCTTCTGCAGCCATCATCCAACCACAAGCAAGGTGGCAATGGGGTCAACACATCCATCTCCATCTCGGTCTTCCACCACCATCGTATTTGGCTCATCGCTCTCCTTTCCTTCTTCACCTTCGCCTCGCTCCTCACCCTTCTCAGCACCACCACCGCGAGAGATCCAAGTGACCTCCcctcggcttcctcctcctccaccgctgcTGTTGCGTCCGCTGGGTCGGCCTCTTACGggaagccatcgccgctgccggcTCCTGTGTTCGATGCCCTCGTCAACTACGCCGTGTCCTCCAACTCCACGGGGAAGATGAGGGAGGAGGACCTCCGGGCGGTCGCGGGCGTGCTACGACGGCGGGCGCCGTGTAACCTGCTCGTGTTCGGGATCGGGCACGAGACGCCGCTGTGGCGTGCGCTCAACCACGGCGGGCGGACCGTCTTCCTGGACGAGAACGAGTACTACGTCGCCCGCGTCGAGGGGCGCAACCCGGGGCTGGAAGCCTACGACGTGGCTTACACCACCAAGGTTCGGGAGATGCCAGACCTCCTGGCCGCCGCGCGTCGGCAGCGCCGCGGGGAGTGCCGGCCGGTGCAGAACCTGCTCTTCTCTGACTGCCGCCTCGCCATCAACGACCTCCCCAACCAGCTTTACGACGTGGCCTGGGACGTCATCCTGGTGGACGGGCCCAAGGGGCACACGCCGGCGACGCCGGGCCGGATGTCGGCCATCTTCACGGCCGCCGTCATGGCCAGGTCTCGCGGCCGGGGCCACGCCGACGTGCTCGTCCACGACCACGACCGGGAGGCGGAGAGGGTGTGCAGCGCGGAGTTCCTCTGCCCGGAGAACCTCGTCGCCGCCACCCACCACCTCGCCCACTTCCTCATCCGCGCCGGCCCCGCCGACGAGTTCTGCTCCAACCGGACCTCCACGGCCGGCGACGCAATAGCCACGTCGTAGTTTGACTTCTCCCCTTCACCGCCATGATCAGGTCAACTATCACGATAAGAACAAGAAACATAACACACATCACAACATATTACAGTCGTCGTTTCCGTCACCCTTCTCTGTAGTTTCGTAGCCGGTAATGTTTATTAGGTTACATCATCGCATGATATGATAATATGAGAGCATGAATTCTCTGATCGAGATCGACGTTGACTTGGTCGTTTCTGCTAGAATCTTTATTTTGACCAGTTGCTGCTTGAGAGAAGCTTATAGATCTCATTTGACCACGTGCGGACGTGGGGCCCACCACGTGGCAATTGGCTGATAGGTGATCTCTCCATAAACTTCTCTTCGCTTTTCCTTTTTGATTACAGCTGTAAACAAGACCAAAAACAACTTTGAGACAACATAAATTGTATGCGGATGCAAACCAAATACTTTGATTTGGTATTGACATTGTTTCAATGTTATATAAGAAAGAATGCTTACATTTTTGTAATGATAGGCATTAATATAAAGGAACACACGTTATGATGGGTGATGACAGTTTCAGATGATGTCTCCAGTTCCCTCTCTGAAGAACTTGCTCAGAATTCTGGGTACCTGTGGCTCTAACAGTTCATTAATGTGACACCTGATCTGTTCCTTCAAGCATTTACAATGTCAGTAGATATGGTATGCTTTCCATGATCTGCTAAAATTTTATATTCACATCAAACTCAGAATCAGAACTTTTGCCCATTGCTTGTTTGATTTAAAGAGGGCAGGGGCTGAATCCAAGTAGGTAAGTTGTCAATGTCTCTTACCAGAATCTGACAGCACCTTAAACCTTTGATGCAGAAATCATACCTGCCACATGCCTTGCAAAACACCAAAAAATGTGATGTATACAAATATGTGATGCTGCTCAAGATTTTTGAAGTGAATGATTGTGTCGGAATGATATCCTGACAATATTTATTAAAAACATAGTGGTGTGTGCCTTCTTTGTGCTCTCAGAAGTCATATGATAATATTGTGTTTTATTTCACCTCAATGATCTTTTTTTTCGTAGCAGTTTAGTTCAGCAATCTGGCAAACATTGCTTTTTGGTTAAGGAAAGTTCTTATTTCATTTTAAACCTGAATTTGTATTGGAAGTTTATCAGTCTTAAAAACCTATTCATGCAGGAATCTCCATTCATTAGTTCCTAAATTACCCCAAGAACCTCACATTTGTTGGGAAGGAAATAATTTCTTACTCCAAATACAGAAAAGAACAAAGACCaaagaagataatatataatgaagtatcaatttgatttaaaattttaaaaagaaacaCAGTTACAGATAAGGGAATCCACACTTCTAAAACTTGAGATGGTTTTTCTTTCATTATCTGCCCCTAAATATTTGAAGTTTGTGTTGCAACCCTCATTTAGAGTAAAGTTCATATTATTACTGGAAACTAACAACCCTAGCTACTGTGCAAAGGGTAAACTTGCAAAATAAAGAAAGGGATGGTTAGTCTAAGAACAAGACCTTTACACATAGCAAGTAAGAACAAGCATAAACTTAAAAAAGCATGAGCAAATGTAAAAAATATTGTGGCTAAATAACAATGAAATATTTAAGGATTCAAGTTATGAATATGGGCCAGAAATTTCCTTTCTTACTGGAATCTTAACGTCAATGTGCACTCCCTTAAATCTGGGCAGAGGCAATtgcataaaaaatttataaagcgTTCCCAATTGTTGATCTAAGCTTCCACCAATAACTTGAGCAAGCTGGCCTACCTTCCACtataatgaataataaaatataaagtgCAACCACAGATTGACTTTAATTATTTCTTCCtttcattttcttctttattCTTGGTGCAATCACCTCAAGTGGCTGTCCTTTCCTGAAGATGGAAAAGACCTTTGAACCCAAGTCACTGGATGGAGTTGGTCCAACTTATATGACTAAGTGCCCCAACCCCCAAGCTATCTCCTATACTCCCACCTGTAGGCTCTCTGAAGCTGACTTTTATTTGCATCCTCAACAGTTTGATCCTCATTTCTAGGGATGACAATGGGAAATAATATTCCAAAATCCAAACCAATTTTTCAGCATGTTTTCACTTAAGATACattaatatttatttgatttgttGTGGATCTAGATTTACAAAAGGGATGAGTCTGATAACCAACTATGATTTGATCCAAATATTGGTCATATATCATCAGTTTGAATCCAAAAGATTATTGGATTCAGATCCTAGGTGGACCACTAGAATTTGACCAAATCTTGTTCCTACTCATTTCGACACGACAAATCTAAAGTCCTTTGTGTTATGGCATGATGCATGTGCTAATGCATATATGTCCTATAAACAAAAAGCCAATATAGATACCAACATAGAGATTAAAGCCTAGGCTGAATCTTGATTCCAGTATACACTCTATACAACAGTTTAGCTCATGTATTTCCCACGTTTCATATATGCTATCCTCCTGAACCGAAAAAGATTTTACATGGTGAGGGTATTCTTTCTCTTATTAATTAGTTCCTACTTTgaaatagatatatattaaaaaagaaagaaacagaaaAGAAATGAGAATGATCCACACAGTACATTTAAATATACTGTGTGGATAGTAAACAATTAATGGATTTTAAAATGCTATGCCATTTTCCTTCTGCCCAGTATATTTAAATATTCACAGATAATCAAAAGTTAGGCAGTTATCATGTATTTATATTACATAACCTCTTTGATGTGCTCTATTCTTTTGTAAACACAAAAGTCATTCATTTTTACATGCATGGCATGTGCAAATTACAGTGTAATAAATGCCTTTGTAGATCCATATTACATCAGCAAAGATAGTGAAACAAATTgctttgaaagaaaagaaaaaaaaaaagaagtaaatatTGTCCATACACCCCTTTGCTACTGCTGGGCAAGCTGAGATACATCAACACCATAGAAGATATTAATGGATGTTAAAGAACAAAAGGTTTAGGGTCATTGATGACAAACCTGCTAAGGTTAAGGTTAAGGTTAAGTTCACAAACCTGCTGAAACCACTCCATGCAAGGTGATGATATCAACAAAATGTTGTGGTCATTGATGACAGGTAAGAATTGCACTGCTGACAGGGGTAATTCCATCTGCATCACATCCAGTGTCATAACTTGTTTGACAAAAGCTCAAATC
Coding sequences:
- the LOC135593769 gene encoding protein IRX15-LIKE-like produces the protein MKGVNSTRLILLQPSSNHKQGGNGVNTSISISVFHHHRIWLIALLSFFTFASLLTLLSTTTARDPSDLPSASSSSTAAVASAGSASYGKPSPLPAPVFDALVNYAVSSNSTGKMREEDLRAVAGVLRRRAPCNLLVFGIGHETPLWRALNHGGRTVFLDENEYYVARVEGRNPGLEAYDVAYTTKVREMPDLLAAARRQRRGECRPVQNLLFSDCRLAINDLPNQLYDVAWDVILVDGPKGHTPATPGRMSAIFTAAVMARSRGRGHADVLVHDHDREAERVCSAEFLCPENLVAATHHLAHFLIRAGPADEFCSNRTSTAGDAIATS